The Streptomyces sp. NBC_00344 genome includes a window with the following:
- a CDS encoding SRPBCC family protein, with the protein MAQVEATTERIIAADAETVFDALADYSGTRAELLPEHFSEYEVREGGDGAGTLVHWKLQATSKRIRDCLLDVSEPTDGQLVEKDRNSSMVTTWTVTPAGEGKSKVVVSTVWNGAGGIGGFFERTFAPKGLGRIYDAVLDKLAARVAG; encoded by the coding sequence ATGGCGCAGGTAGAGGCCACCACGGAGCGGATCATCGCGGCGGATGCGGAGACGGTGTTCGACGCGCTGGCCGACTACAGCGGTACGCGGGCCGAGCTGCTGCCCGAGCACTTCAGCGAGTACGAGGTCAGGGAGGGCGGCGACGGCGCGGGCACTCTCGTGCACTGGAAGCTCCAGGCCACCAGCAAGCGCATCCGCGACTGCCTGCTCGACGTGTCCGAGCCCACGGACGGACAGCTCGTCGAGAAGGACCGCAACTCATCGATGGTCACCACCTGGACCGTCACCCCCGCCGGGGAGGGGAAGTCCAAGGTGGTGGTCTCCACCGTCTGGAACGGCGCCGGCGGCATCGGCGGATTCTTCGAGAGGACCTTCGCGCCCAAGGGGCTCGGCCGCATCTACGACGCGGTCCTGGACAAGCTCGCCGCCCGGGTCGCGGGATGA
- a CDS encoding GNAT family N-acetyltransferase produces the protein MTTRLGQGGPAHPPTHIRDMTVDDCEAVANVRVRGWQHAYAGLVPQSHLDVMDAAQDAVLRRARFADDAGRSVSVVAERDGSVIGWACCGPHRADVRHTGGGEVYALYVLPEHLSTGAGRALMAEMIARASGLGHRVLRLWVLAENHRARRFYEKAGFLPDGAEASFGVGCASVPEVRYAMRISASDAAAANRG, from the coding sequence ATGACGACGCGGCTCGGGCAGGGTGGCCCGGCACATCCGCCCACGCACATCAGGGACATGACGGTCGACGACTGCGAGGCTGTGGCGAACGTGCGGGTCCGGGGCTGGCAGCACGCTTACGCCGGGCTCGTACCGCAGTCCCATCTCGACGTCATGGACGCGGCGCAGGACGCGGTCCTGCGCCGCGCACGCTTCGCCGACGATGCCGGACGGTCCGTCAGTGTGGTCGCCGAGCGGGACGGTTCGGTGATCGGCTGGGCCTGCTGCGGGCCGCATCGCGCCGATGTCCGGCACACCGGCGGCGGCGAGGTGTACGCCCTCTACGTGCTGCCCGAGCACCTCTCCACCGGTGCGGGCCGCGCGCTGATGGCCGAGATGATCGCCCGTGCCTCCGGCCTGGGCCATCGGGTCCTGCGTCTGTGGGTGCTCGCGGAGAACCACCGGGCACGGCGCTTCTACGAGAAGGCCGGCTTTCTGCCCGACGGCGCCGAAGCGTCCTTCGGCGTGGGCTGTGCGTCCGTGCCCGAGGTGCGCTACGCGATGCGGATCAGCGCCTCCGACGCTGCGGCGGCCAACCGCGGATGA
- a CDS encoding Rv2578c family radical SAM protein, which translates to MRWDQLTENAGNDGDAAPRGNPALFGADAVTTRTFDTPEFRGITFHEVRARSIVNRVPGASRMPFEWTVNPYRGCSHACVYCFARRTHSYLDLDTGLGFDSQIVVKINAPELLRSKLGSRQWQGAHIAMGTNVDCYQRAEGRYQLMPGIITALRDRANPFSILTKGTLILRDLELLRQAAEVTDVGVCVSVGFVDETLWRTVEPGTPSPGRRLDAVRTLTEAGIGCGVLMAPVIPFIGDHPDQLRATVRAIAAAGATSVTPLVLHLRPGAREWFMAWLGHHHPHLVRRYERLYAEGAYAPKWYQRRITGHVHQLAAEYGIGPAQRGTPRRVPVPREPELAEPTQLTLL; encoded by the coding sequence ATGCGCTGGGACCAGCTGACGGAGAACGCCGGGAACGACGGGGACGCCGCACCCCGGGGGAACCCCGCGCTCTTCGGTGCGGACGCGGTGACCACCCGCACGTTCGACACCCCCGAGTTCCGCGGGATCACCTTCCACGAGGTGCGCGCCCGGTCGATCGTGAACCGGGTACCCGGCGCCTCACGCATGCCGTTCGAATGGACGGTCAACCCGTACCGCGGATGCAGTCACGCGTGCGTCTACTGTTTCGCCCGCCGCACCCACAGCTATCTGGACCTCGACACCGGGCTGGGCTTCGACTCGCAGATCGTCGTCAAGATCAACGCCCCTGAGCTGCTGCGCAGCAAGCTCGGCTCCCGGCAGTGGCAGGGCGCGCATATCGCGATGGGGACCAACGTCGACTGCTACCAGCGCGCCGAGGGCCGTTACCAGCTGATGCCCGGCATCATCACGGCGCTCCGTGACCGGGCGAACCCCTTCTCCATCCTGACCAAGGGGACTCTGATCCTGCGGGACCTCGAACTGCTGCGGCAGGCGGCCGAGGTCACCGACGTCGGCGTCTGCGTCTCGGTCGGTTTCGTGGACGAGACTCTCTGGCGCACCGTCGAGCCTGGCACCCCCTCACCCGGGCGACGGCTCGATGCCGTGCGGACCCTCACCGAGGCCGGCATCGGATGCGGCGTGCTGATGGCCCCGGTGATCCCCTTCATCGGCGACCATCCGGACCAGTTGCGTGCGACGGTCCGGGCCATCGCGGCCGCCGGGGCGACCTCGGTGACACCGCTGGTGCTGCATCTGCGGCCGGGAGCGAGGGAGTGGTTCATGGCCTGGCTCGGGCACCATCATCCGCATCTTGTGCGGCGCTACGAACGGCTGTATGCCGAGGGGGCGTACGCGCCGAAGTGGTACCAGCGGCGGATCACCGGCCACGTGCATCAGCTGGCGGCCGAATACGGCATCGGCCCGGCGCAGCGCGGCACCCCGCGCCGCGTCCCGGTACCTCGGGAGCCGGAGCTCGCCGAGCCCACCCAGCTCACCCTGCTCTGA